Proteins encoded together in one uncultured Desulfosarcina sp. window:
- a CDS encoding glutamate synthase-related protein, whose protein sequence is MQPNAAISPSTLSVKDLPWQILWQKDKCTLCGRCTAVCPVNAIELGVFRKRKITVSLNPQGNPGSSFDIFHGIRQKTDPAYACVGCATCSLVCPNDAIMPVRSDEADKLRFHINRGGQPRSRGGRRNVPGGILDQIKFIRISMLTDPALDAGRHEFELRTLLGRILPPEKNLKFLAENGWIPPVREIYPLVIGGMSFGALSPNMWEGLQMGVAYLNEELGMPVRICTGEGGCPPRLLRSPFIKYVILQIASGYFGWDEIIHSIPEMVEDPCAIEIKYGQGAKPGDGGLLMWHKVNKLIAAIRGVPPGVSLPSPPTHQTQYSIEESVAKMIQSMYMAWGFRVPVYPKISATSTAMAVLNNLTRNPYAAGLAIDGEDGGTGAAYNVSMDHMGHPIATNIRDGYLNLVEVGMQNEIPLFAGGGVGKSGNLAANAAALIMLGASGVQTGKYIMQAAAGCLGSESDRCNICNIGRCPRGITSQDPRLYRRLDVEKVAERVVDLFLAFDTELKKIVAPLGRSTALPIGMSDALGISDYDAAQRLKIKYVV, encoded by the coding sequence ATGCAGCCAAACGCAGCCATTAGCCCTTCTACACTAAGCGTCAAGGATCTGCCCTGGCAGATCCTGTGGCAAAAAGACAAGTGCACCCTGTGCGGCCGGTGTACGGCCGTGTGCCCGGTCAACGCCATCGAACTGGGGGTTTTCCGCAAGCGGAAGATCACCGTTTCGCTGAATCCCCAGGGCAACCCCGGCAGCAGTTTCGACATTTTCCACGGCATCCGCCAGAAGACCGATCCGGCCTATGCCTGCGTGGGATGCGCCACCTGCAGCCTGGTCTGTCCCAACGACGCCATTATGCCCGTGCGGTCCGACGAGGCCGACAAGCTGCGCTTCCACATCAACCGCGGCGGCCAGCCCCGCAGCCGGGGAGGGCGGCGCAACGTACCGGGCGGCATCCTGGATCAGATCAAGTTCATCCGTATTTCCATGCTCACCGACCCGGCCCTGGATGCCGGCCGCCACGAGTTCGAACTGCGCACCCTTCTGGGCCGGATTCTGCCGCCGGAGAAAAACCTGAAGTTTCTGGCCGAAAACGGATGGATCCCGCCGGTACGCGAAATCTATCCGCTGGTCATCGGCGGCATGAGCTTCGGCGCCCTTTCGCCCAACATGTGGGAGGGCTTGCAGATGGGCGTGGCGTACCTCAACGAGGAACTGGGCATGCCCGTGCGCATCTGCACCGGTGAGGGCGGCTGCCCGCCGCGCCTGCTGCGCAGCCCCTTTATCAAATATGTGATCCTGCAGATCGCCAGCGGCTATTTCGGCTGGGACGAGATCATCCATTCCATTCCGGAAATGGTGGAGGACCCCTGCGCCATCGAGATCAAATACGGCCAGGGAGCCAAGCCCGGCGACGGCGGCCTGCTCATGTGGCACAAGGTCAACAAGCTGATCGCCGCCATTCGCGGCGTGCCGCCGGGCGTCAGCCTGCCCAGCCCGCCCACCCACCAGACCCAGTACTCCATCGAGGAGTCCGTGGCCAAGATGATCCAGTCCATGTACATGGCCTGGGGATTCCGGGTGCCGGTCTATCCCAAGATTTCGGCGACCTCGACAGCCATGGCCGTGCTCAACAACCTCACCCGCAACCCTTATGCCGCCGGCCTGGCCATCGACGGCGAGGACGGGGGCACCGGCGCTGCCTACAACGTTTCCATGGACCACATGGGCCATCCCATCGCCACCAACATCCGGGACGGCTACCTGAACCTGGTGGAAGTGGGCATGCAGAACGAAATCCCCCTGTTTGCCGGGGGCGGGGTCGGCAAGAGCGGCAATCTGGCCGCCAACGCCGCGGCCCTGATCATGCTGGGTGCCAGCGGCGTGCAGACCGGCAAATACATCATGCAGGCAGCCGCCGGCTGTCTGGGGTCGGAGAGCGACCGCTGCAACATCTGCAACATCGGCCGCTGTCCCCGGGGCATCACCTCCCAGGATCCCCGCCTCTACCGCCGCCTGGACGTGGAAAAGGTGGCCGAACGGGTGGTCGACCTTTTCCTGGCTTTCGACACGGAACTGAAAAAGATCGTGGCGCCCCTGGGCCGCTCAACAGCCCTGCCCATCGGCATGTCGGATGCACTGGGCATCAGCGACTACGATGCCGCCCAGCGGCTTAAAATCAAATATGTAGTGTAA